The Periplaneta americana isolate PAMFEO1 chromosome 9, P.americana_PAMFEO1_priV1, whole genome shotgun sequence genome contains a region encoding:
- the LOC138706452 gene encoding trypsin-like — protein sequence MKFQIILLLATIVCSCLGAHIDLAKSDDVDSQIIGDIFTEDDLHGVIYVMKGKPGTPNTTQCVGTLINPVFVLTTATCISGGKPSDYSVIAEQPFYNNGLLHKVVEIILHDDFEDNALKYWPHDIGLLRLDVQVNIINTGISALPKRGHIRPNTGSVYGWGANCGFCGPSSYLKVLNDAFISNSDDCSSLFYDGKGPADSSICAGSLTGFYGVCDGDSGAPIVSKGTIYGVASWLNYPCGSVPAVFTNVQSHVEWIVRKMSATPLVPL from the exons ATGAAGTTTCAAATTATTCTTCTGCTTGCTACAATTGTGTGCAGTTGCCTCG gtGCGCACATAGATCTAGCGAAATCTGATGATGTTGACTCACAAATCATTGGAGACATCTTTACTGAAGATGATCTACATGGTGTA ATATATGTGATGAAGGGCAAGCCGGGGACACCAAACACTACCCAATGTGTGGGTACGCTTATAAATCCAGTCTTTGTTCTCACCACTGCTACATGCATATCTGG AGGTAAGCCTTCTGATTACAGTGTCATAGCTGAACAACCTTTCTATAACAATGGTCTTCTCCACAAAGTTGTAGAAATAATTCTTCATGATGACTTTGAGGATAACGCTTTGAAATATTGGCCTCACGACATTGGTCTTCTCCGG CTGGATGTACAAGTTAACATAATCAATACAGGTATCTCAGCGCTTCCTAAGAGAGGCCACATACGTCCTAATACTGGCAGCGTGTACGGCTGGGGAGCTAATTGT GGATTTTGCGGACCATCTTCTTACCTGAAGGTCTTAAACGATGCATTCATTTCTAATAGCGACGACTGCTCCTCACTCTTTTACGATGGAAAAGGACCTGCGGATTCGTCCATCTGTGCTGGCAGTCTAACGGGCTTTTATGGAGTTTGCGAT GGTGACAGTGGTGCTCCAATAGTGTCCAAAGGAACAATATACGGTGTTGCATCTTGGTTGAATTATCCCTGTGGATCAGTGCCTGCAGTTTTTACTAATGTTCAGAGTCACGTAGAATGGATCGTTCGTAAAATGTCCGCAACTCCTCTCGTCCCACTTTAA